Within Chloroflexota bacterium, the genomic segment CAGGAAAGAAAGCAGCCGCCGCACCGACATCAGGGTTTCGGCCTCCGAATCGTGCACCACGTGCGCCACACCCGACTTGGTGGCGTGAACATCCGCACCGCCCAAATCCTCGAAAGTCACATCTTCATGGGTCACGGCCTTGACCACTTGCGGGCCGGTGACGAACATGTAAGACGAACCGCGCACCATGAAAATGAAATCGGTGATTGCGGGGGAATACACCGCGCCGCCCGCGGCAGGCCCCATGATCACGCTAATTTGGGGCACCACGCCCGAGGCCAGGGTGTTGCGCAGGAAAATTTCCGCATAGCCACCAAGGGAATCCACGCCCTCTTGAATACGCGCCCCGCCCGAATCGTTCAAGCCAATAATCGGCGCGCCATTTTTCAGCGCCATATCCATAATTTTGATAATTTTGCGGGCGTGGGCTTCGCCCAAACTGCCACCCATTACCGTGAAATCCTGCGAAAAGACATACACCAGGCGGCCTTCGATCGTGCCCCAGCCGGTCACCACCCCATCGCCGAGATAGCGTTTCTCGGCCATGCCAAACTCGGTGGCCCGGTGGGTCACGAACATGTCGATTTCGCGGAAAGAGCCGCGATCGAGCAGCAAATCGAGGCGCTCGCGCGCCGTCAACTTACCTTTCTTGTGCCGCGCCTCAATGCGCTTGGGACCACCACCCAGGCGAGCCTGGGTCTTCATCTTTCGCAGGCGTTCGATTTTGGGGTCGGGATGTTCACTCATCGTCTGCTCCAAAAAGAGAATTCCAAATTGGCGGCGAGGTCAACACCAGCACCGCGACCACGATAACCGCTGTCAAAACGAGCGCAAAACGCTCATTCTGGCGAAACACAGCGTTTTGCGCCAGCACATAGCGGTCGAGCCACCAGAAAGCACTAAACAACGTGACCGTGGCCGCCGTGGCCGCCGCAGCCCACCGGTGGCTGGTCAACAGCATCATCCAGGTCATGAGGCCAGCAACCAGCCACGCTGCGCCGCTCACAGCCAGGTAAAGCCACGGCACCTCCAGCGGCAGGGCTTGCAACCACGCAGCGCCGCGCCACGCCGCGCCGAGACGCAAACCGCCCCAGGCCGTTATGAACAACACCACGACCTGCAAAAAAGTCGCGGCGAGAAACGAAATCGCCCTGGCCCCTGCAACGCGCCTGCTCATGGGATTTCCAGCGTAATTTTGCCCAACTGCTCACCTCGCGCCAGCCGCTCCTGCGCCGCGCGAGCCTCTGCCAGCGGGAAAGTTTTGTCCAGCACCGGCTTCAGTTTGCCCTGGAACACCAACCGCATGACGTCCCGAAAATCTTTCTGGGGCGACATAGTGGAACCAATCACGCTCAGATGCTTGCCGAAAATGTAGCGGTTGTCAATCTGGAACTTCGGGCCGCCGGTATTGCCCACGGTCAGCACCCGCCCGCCCTTGCGCGCGGCCTTGAAACTCAGCGGGAATGTGGTGCCGACATTGTCCACCACCACATCCACGCCGCGCTTGCCGGTCAGGCGATAAACTTCCTTTGCCCAGTTTTCGGTTTGCGAGCGGTCAATCAAGAAATCTGCCCCCAGCGCCTCGGCCAGCGCAAGTTTTTTTGCACTGGAACCCACCACGACCACCCGGCAGCCCGCGAGTTTGGCGATCTGAATGCTGGCGGTGTTCACGCCGCCCGAAGCACCAACGACGAGCACCCACTCGCCCGCTTTCAGGCCACCGCGGGTAATGAGGGAATGCCACGCGGTTTGGAACACCAACGCTGCGGCCGCGGCTTCGTGATAGCCGAAACCGTTGGGCAAGGCTATCAGGTTGGCTTCCGGCACGACCACATATTCGGCATACGTGCCCGCGCGGGTCTCGCCCAGCAACTGCCAGTGCTCGCAGAGGTTATCCTGCCCCGCGAGGCAGAACTCGCACTTGCCGCAGCCAATGTTAGGGTTGATGACCACCCGGTCGCCCACCTGCCACTGCGTGACGCCCGCGCCCACCGCGGCCACCTCACCCGCACCATCGGCGCCCAAAATGTGGGGATAAGTGAGGCGGATACCCGGCCAGCCTTCCCGCACCCACAGATCAAGCCGGTTGAGCGCTGCAGCGCGCAGCCGCACCAACACTTCCCCCGCGCCAGGCTCGGGGGTGGGCACGTCGCCATATTGCAACACGTCAGGCCCACCGTGCTCGTGGAAGAAAACGGCTTTCATGCATCACGCTCCGTATTTATTGCGAATTGCAAATTGCGAATTGCGGAA encodes:
- a CDS encoding alcohol dehydrogenase, which gives rise to MKAVFFHEHGGPDVLQYGDVPTPEPGAGEVLVRLRAAALNRLDLWVREGWPGIRLTYPHILGADGAGEVAAVGAGVTQWQVGDRVVINPNIGCGKCEFCLAGQDNLCEHWQLLGETRAGTYAEYVVVPEANLIALPNGFGYHEAAAAALVFQTAWHSLITRGGLKAGEWVLVVGASGGVNTASIQIAKLAGCRVVVVGSSAKKLALAEALGADFLIDRSQTENWAKEVYRLTGKRGVDVVVDNVGTTFPLSFKAARKGGRVLTVGNTGGPKFQIDNRYIFGKHLSVIGSTMSPQKDFRDVMRLVFQGKLKPVLDKTFPLAEARAAQERLARGEQLGKITLEIP